The Eulemur rufifrons isolate Redbay chromosome 29, OSU_ERuf_1, whole genome shotgun sequence DNA window GGTGTTTGTAGACGTGGGGGAGGAGGTTCTATTTTAACGCCCCCCACTGTGCCCACTGCACATCACCTCCATCTCTGCAAATACGGAGTAGAGGAGTAGAGGCGGCAACCGGACCCCCAAAGAGAGACGTGGGGCAGCGGCTGTGACCGCATCTCCTCAGCTAcaacaggtctttttttttttttttttttttttttttttgagactcctTTGGCGGGAAGGGCTACTTGGAAAGGGAAGGTTTGAAAGAGTGAAGAGGGAAGGTGGAAGGGTTCCCTAATTCGTCAGAAGAATACTACTGGGCGACTCTTCGTCTTCTCTGTCTTACACTCCATGTACTGACCCCACATAATCCAGACTGTGTCAGGGGAGAAATCAAAGACACCTGTTTGAAGAAACTGCTGCATCTGAAATCACCTGTGTGCTTATTTGTGCCAGAGGGTGGCTTAGTCCAACTACTGGAAGAGGTTTGCTTAGGTTCTATTGGGAGTGATTGTTAGgacattgcaattttttttttttttttttttttttggtcattattccAAATACCTGTCTTTAAGGGAAACTTGCCCTTCTGAGAACTGTGACTTCACCAGGAGCCCTACCTTGGAGTAACAGTGATACCTCTGGGCCACGTTTTCCAATAGTATTTTGTTTGACGGGAGGAAGTGGGTGATCGTGGCTGCCTTGGTTGACCCACTGTAGAAGCCGGATTACCCTTCTTGCCTCCACCTCAAGGAACCATGGCGGCGGGTGTCGCAGCGTGGCTGCCCTTTGCAAGGGCAGCGGCCATTGGGTGGATGCCTGTGGCCTCAGGGCCCATGCCAGCTCCCCcgaggcaggaaagaaaaaggactCAGGATGCTCTAATTGTGCTGAATGTGAGTGGCACCCGTTTCCAGACGTGGCAGGACACCCTGGAACGTTACCCAGACACTCTACTGGGCAGTTCTGAGAGGGACTTTTTCTACCATCCAGAGACTCAGCAGTATTTCTTTGATCGTGACCCAGACATCTTCCGCCACATCCTGAATTTCTACCGCACTGGAAAGCTCCACTATCCCCGCCATGAGTGCATCTCTGCTTATGATGAAGAATTGGCCTTCTTTGGCCTCATCCCAGAAATTATTGGCGACTGCTGTTATGAGGAGTACAAGGACCGCAGGCGAGAGAACGCGGAGCGTCTCCAGGATGACGCTGATACCGATAACACAGGCGAGAGCGCGCTGCCCACCATGACTGCTAGGCAGAGGGTCTGGCGGGCATTTGAGAACCCCCACACCAGCACAATGGCCCTGGTATTCTACTATGTTACGGGGTTCTTTATTGCCGTCTCAGTCATCGCTAATGTGGTAGAAACAGTGCCATGTGGGTCGAGCCCAGGTCACATTAAAGAACTGCCCTGTGGGGAGCGGTATGCGGTGGCCTTCTTCTGCTTGGATACAGCCTGCGTCATGATCTTCACAGTTGAGTACTTGCTTCGCCTGGCTGCAGCACCTAGTCGATACCGTTTTGTGCGTAGTGTCATGAGTATCATCGATGTGGTGGCCATCCTACCTTATTATATTGGGCTGGTGATGACAGACAATGAGGATGTGAGCGGAGCCTTTGTTACACTCCGAGTCTTCCGGGTCTTCAGGATCTTTAAGTTTTCCCGCCACTCTCAAGGCCTGCGCATCCTGGGGTACACACTGAAGAGCTGTGCCTCAGAATTGGGCTTCTTGCTCTTCTCTCTCACCATGGCTATCATCATTTTTGCTACAGTAATGTTCTACGCAGAGAAGGGGTCTTCGGCCAGCAAGTTCACTAGCATCCCTGCGGCCTTCTGGTACACCATTGTCACCATGACAACACTAGGGTAGGTGCCCTCAAGGGAAATGGGGTGGGGGTTGGTTATGTGTGAGGTGATTGTGGACCCATTAAGGTTACATGACAATttagaggaaataattttttctttttcctaaatggATTTAGAAAAGCATTATCTAAATGGTTTGAGAAAACTCttgatctgtgaaatgggtatgaTACAGAGATTGAAGAACTAAGGGAGTTGCTGGCAACTGTTGAGTATTGATGGGTGAAAGTGATAACTATACAAATTGTAGAATTCCCGAATATAGGAAAATATTGACAAGTATCTGTATGAGTATATAAAATGTTATGACAAcgaaaaacaaaatttatgccCAAATAAAGATACGAATATGTACAATGTATATAGAAATGTCTGGAAAGGGCTTCAGTGCCACCAAATGAAAAGTTTCCATGTATATTTGAAGTATTATTTTCGTATGAATAGATACTTATGGTGTCTGTTTTCCCTGTAAGACCCATAAGTCTTATTTTACAACATTGCAAAACATAGATGGTAGATATAATTATCAAAGAATTTTGTGATGTATTCATAATTcataatatatgcacatattcatatatatgtacttCATTTATGGCTGATAGGTGATGCAGTGTTTTAGAATATCAGGGCTGAAACTGATCAATTCTACAATATGCAGTGGAATGGTATTtgcaatatatttaaaactctAGGTTCATAGTttcaaaaaaagaagcaaatgactGTCatccacacatttttttttagaagctACAGATCCCATCAGGCAATGGGCCCACGCCCATTAAATGCACATAGAAGATAGAGCAGTATCTGGTAAGATTGATGGTCATCAAAGGCTggtttcattataaaattttggaTCCTAATTACCTTCTAGAGCTCTTTTGTGAATTCTTTTATTTGGGGGGTAATGACGTTTTTCAAACTAAGAGGCATATTCTGAattcatgtgtttttaaaaatagacttctCCGGCtagaattaagattttttttatatggtAGGAAAAAGGAAAGGTGTTAAATGATTAATAATGTTAATCAAACTGCAGAAAAGTAGCAGCACTTTACATATTAGagaatctaataaaataaaatggttagaGCCTTTTACTTTTATGAGTTCTTAGATAAGCCAGGGAGTAATGTTAGTGCCTTTTCTTCAGGTTTATGTTGCTATTCTTGCGTAGGAAATCAGTTCAATAGGATTTGGTAATGGCTGTAAGAAAAAAGTTATTCCCAAGACTACTCTTTAAGTTTTGTGTTTCTCGCTAATTTAATTGGCTTCTTTAAGTGACATTGTGGTTAAAGTCAACTTAATTTTATTAGACATATTGTGGTGTTCAGAATTTTTCATGTTGTCATATGGCCaagtaaaggaatattttatatgGGAAGAATTTTTGGCTAAGTTAATTAAGAAATTATAGCAAAGTGAAATACAATGACTTAGGATTTTGATTTAGtctcatatatttttttgaaGACATACTGGtacattttaatgaatgaattagtgaaaATCTATATTCTACTGCTTATATTTCCCTTTTATCCTCGGGGTAATTTTGTGACAGATTTTGAAGACAATGCAGACTACCTTAGCAGTGTAGGTGCTTATTCCTTATCaaagaggttttgtttgtttgtgtgttgttGTCTTTTTGTCATTTGAAATCATTATTAAGGACAATTAGGTAGTACAAATCACTGTCATGACttgaaattagaataaaaatgagCATTCTATGTTAAGAGGAAGTAAAGGgagaaatattaaaaggaaatacGCTTTAAAATTTTGGTGTATATGACAGTGTTTTTCATGAGATATCAGTGAGTAATTTTAATGTTAATGCTATGCTGTCTATATGATTGAATATAGATATTATAATGAACATTAATGATATGCTAATTTCATTTAGCTAAAAGCTCTACACTAGACTTGAGAagttagtattattttaaaatttgtttcttgaaatgactttccaatttttattttattttggagtttatttttgttttcaggaaaaaaatgaggaaatgttaACCATTAAtgtcaatttttattatataaataaaatgcttaaaagaaTCTACTTTTTGAACTAATTTAAGAAACTAAATCATAATGTCTGAGTAGTATCTATGCAATGGATTTAGCTCACATATTCCATAGGTACATGGATTAGAAGGATTACTCAGTTTCTCAGAACTTAAAAGTAAATGGGAGTTACTTTTAAGAGTTAAGTTTCActgaagttaaaaattttaattttcaggaaATTAAGCTAATTAATGATCCCGATGGAATATGTAACAGCAGTCATGCTTTTGAGATGTAGAAATGTGGATGCAATCAAAATGAGGCTATATATGAATGTTTAACAAAGCATATACTTTATAATATAGGAAAGTTTCTTAGGAAAATATCTTCAGTTTctcatcaaaatatatttataatgtataaattCCCTGGAGAAATAGATTCTTATAAATCTTGACTTTTGGATGTCTtatctttataatatttcattgtgactcaacagcattatttaaaaatagaaaatattaaagaaaagctGTTTCCTAACTTTACCTTTTACACTGTGGTTTTATACTTAGAGGATGAAGTATGAGATATAAACTTTCTGAAAAATATGTAGTAGTTGGAGCTAATGTCAAGCTGTATCTTAAAGATAATAAAGAATTTTCCATTATAATTTCTGAGCTTTTTTATGTGGCTGTTATTTTTAATGGAGCTAATGTTCCTCAATTAATGATagtagaaatgaaaatgtgattgTAGACAGTGGTTATGAAATGTTCCAGCTCATGTAAACATTACCTACATGAGAAGAAATGACCAGGAGCTTTGTTATTCAGGACTTCCAGAATCATCTGCAGCATCTGTGGTCATTTTAGGCAGTATTCAGTTAGTTTTCTCCTCTGAAGAACTCAATGGGTCCATCTTAGAACTATGGTGTATTCATCTAATATTTTTGCTCCCTGAAATATCAAATGTATCATTAGACTATAACTTGAACTTGCTTACTATATAAGTAATTATTTAATCTGCCAGCAAAATGAGtgctttaaaatatagttttaagacTATCCTCATTTCCTATTAACTAAAGTAGGAAACATCAAAAGcacaatttaaaaagtcaatgaaaaaaagtcagtttttttttttttttaaatagtggtaGTTTGGGTGGTCAGGTAGATCTGTTCctcaattttgctttttctttctgagCATATTTATTGACCTGTGTAGGGCCCTGAATTACCTTTTTACTCATCTGGCTCCCTGTTCCATAACATAAACTCTAATTACTTTCTTAAACTGCCTTTGTAGAAAAAGAACCTGGAACTACTCTTTTCTCCTAAAATCTTTTGGAAGATGGTACctagttattattttcatttagacAGTAGTACTTAAATGTTgccaaatttagaaaattaacaaatgttcatcagtaatcaaaaactttTGTAAAAATACATTCAACAGGGTGGGGCTCCAGTTTACTGTTATATCTCAGGCTAGTGACTTGGAAGTTAGAAGTGGTACCAGGTGGCATATTAAGTAATTTGAGGAGTTGTTATGTTAGGCAATATTTACATTCTTGATCATGATTACTAACCATTtagagagtttttcttttttttttttaataagagatcATGTTACTCCTAACATAAAACTTAAGAACTTCAGACACAATTTCTGTGGTCCATACcacttctttaattttaaaacaatgttgttTTCATTGAAGTTTTCAATATGGGAAAGAAGGTTGCTATGTGGGATTTCTATAAAGTTCATGTTTAGAAtgaaattttgtgattttaactacataaataatattctaatttccaaacaaattttggaaaacaaagttaatttatattatatagtcATCTGAAACAACTATGACAGAATTACATCTTTGCTCCCAGAAAACTTAGTGTAGTTGTCTATTTAATAAGACCCTCAAAAACTATATCTGTCATACTTCAATTTTTATAGGTTTGATgagttattattttaagaaacaaaaacagcaaaataatttttcactgcAATTTTCCTAATAATTTATCAGGGAAATATCTTTTTTAGAGAGGCATCATTTGAGAGAATTTGTCATGTAGGCattaatatatatgttcatatCTATGATCTATGAGagtattatgttatatataaatattatttgaaaagaagGATAAACTTGTAAATAACAGTCTCCTGTTATCTATAGCTATTCTGATTACATAGCTTTGGGGAATGCTGGGAGTATATCTTGCAGAATCATTTATGTAGAGACTTTCAGTTTACCCAGCTATTAGTGAAAATGGATGGAATTCTTTTCCATTGTGCCAGCACATATCCATAAATATTGCTAATTTGTTAATATATAATAACAATCTTTACATGGTAGGaaataccttttctttttctgctgtaGAGCCATACTGTGGGGTAACATCCATATTTATTTTGGCATACTACAACATACAACATATTTGTGAAAAGTTCTTTATGGAAAATGTTAGTTGATGAGAattgaaactgaatttttaaagaaatgtagagAAATGTAGTATGTATTTCTCTTTTAGCATTGCAAGTAACCAAATCTTAAGTGTCTCCATTTTGTTTTGGTCATAATTGGAATTAGAGACAATATTTGacctagcattttaaaaatatgtatatttgccCAGCATCTAAAACTTTAGTTGCTAGACAGAGAGGTATTTTAGAAAGACATAATATGTGTTCTATCAATCTGGTACCCTAGAGAAAGGGCGATTTCCTAATTTTCcatgttattcttttttcttagttttcttttagaTTATGGATTgactttatcttattttatttttatagtgataTCATTTAATTCTGAACTTTCCTCCTAATTATACTGATCTTTGAAAATAACTTACTGAAGTTCAAATTTCTTATTACTTGCTTTCTGAATTCCTGGTGGAACAAaacttatttgttatttatttaaaattcataattttacaCATGTAAAATTTTTGTGGCTTGCCCatagttatataactaaataGCAGcagtattttttgaaattttattttttacccattttttttcctgaagatctTACAACATTATATAGAAATATGCTATAATAATTATCAGGAGGTTGCTGCTGATGCTACATGGATAAGAGAAGCAATAAGTTGGCTATTTATTCCATTAATATAGTGCATTTCTCTCCTAGTTCTATTGTCTGTCACTCACTCTTTCTACATTCCTCAATATCACTGCTGGCTCTGCATTTATTTACACAGCGCTAGGGTTTATCATGATGGCACCCAATTGATGTACCACAACTTTGTGTTCTTATCCAGTGAACTTTAAGTTCATTTTAGGGCAAACTATTCGATGGTGAGTATTTTACCTGGCctgatggaaaagaaagaaaatcagttatTTCCCTAGTTGCCTAAAAGTTGGCctctgaattattaaaaatgtacaatttaactTCTCTTTCATTGAAAGAATAAGGATGGTGAAAATAACACTCACTGTAAAGCAAATATGATTTTTCCTTAAGAGCTATAATAATGAATTCATTCTACCTCCCCATATGTCTTATATTGTTTTCTGAGcatgggggggtgtgtgtgtgtgtgtgtgtgtgtgtgtgtgtattaaagcATTGTTCTCCAACTAGCTTTGGGAGTTAGACTTGATAGTATGGGATATTGTCTGGTATTGAAAAGAAACCCAGGGGTAAAGCACCATTTCTGTGC harbors:
- the KCND2 gene encoding A-type voltage-gated potassium channel KCND2 → MAAGVAAWLPFARAAAIGWMPVASGPMPAPPRQERKRTQDALIVLNVSGTRFQTWQDTLERYPDTLLGSSERDFFYHPETQQYFFDRDPDIFRHILNFYRTGKLHYPRHECISAYDEELAFFGLIPEIIGDCCYEEYKDRRRENAERLQDDADTDNTGESALPTMTARQRVWRAFENPHTSTMALVFYYVTGFFIAVSVIANVVETVPCGSSPGHIKELPCGERYAVAFFCLDTACVMIFTVEYLLRLAAAPSRYRFVRSVMSIIDVVAILPYYIGLVMTDNEDVSGAFVTLRVFRVFRIFKFSRHSQGLRILGYTLKSCASELGFLLFSLTMAIIIFATVMFYAEKGSSASKFTSIPAAFWYTIVTMTTLGYGDMVPKTIAGKIFGSICSLSGVLVIALPVPVIVSNFSRIYHQNQRADKRRAQKKARLARIRAAKSGSANAYMQSKRNGLLSNQLQSSEDGQAFVSKSFSSFETQHHHLLHCLEKTTNHEFVDEQVFEESCMEVATVNRPSSHSPSLSSQGVTSTCCSRRHKKTFRIPNANVSGSHRGSVQELSTIQIRCVERTPLSNSRSSLNAKMEECVKLNCEQPYVTTAIISIPTPPVTTPEGDDRPESPEYSGGNIVRVSAL